Proteins from a genomic interval of Yoonia sp. GPGPB17:
- a CDS encoding endonuclease/exonuclease/phosphatase family protein — MSVMPQPFKDRPGRIASYNIRKARGLDGKRDPGRIVDVINGLDADIIALQEADRRLGDRPAALPRDLIARATDFDVVPLATNTVSIGWHGNAVLVRRGTAVAETNLFDLPGAEPRGAVSVELEHGPTIVGVHLGLLRSSRRNQLDTILSRLGSSENNIIIGDMNEWATRRGFEPLEEAYTLYAPGRSFHARRPVAALDRVALSQGLHLTDAGVEQGRLAKRASDHLPIWADVRNEGLSR, encoded by the coding sequence ATGTCAGTCATGCCCCAACCATTCAAGGACCGGCCCGGCCGGATTGCCAGCTATAACATCCGCAAGGCACGTGGCCTTGACGGGAAGCGTGATCCGGGCCGTATCGTAGATGTCATCAACGGATTGGATGCGGATATCATCGCATTGCAAGAAGCAGACCGACGATTGGGCGACCGGCCTGCGGCCTTGCCCCGTGATCTCATTGCAAGGGCAACCGATTTTGACGTCGTTCCGCTGGCCACCAACACGGTCAGCATTGGCTGGCATGGCAATGCTGTCTTGGTGCGGCGCGGTACGGCCGTGGCCGAAACGAACCTGTTTGACTTGCCCGGCGCAGAGCCGCGCGGTGCAGTTTCGGTTGAACTGGAACATGGTCCGACCATCGTCGGGGTGCATTTGGGGCTTTTACGCAGTTCGCGACGCAACCAACTGGACACGATTTTGTCCCGGCTCGGGTCGTCTGAAAACAACATTATCATCGGTGATATGAACGAATGGGCCACGCGCCGCGGGTTTGAGCCGCTTGAGGAGGCTTACACCCTTTATGCTCCGGGGCGCAGTTTTCATGCGCGGCGCCCGGTGGCCGCACTGGACCGGGTGGCTCTGTCCCAAGGACTGCACCTGACCGATGCAGGTGTGGAACAAGGCCGTTTGGCCAAGCGCGCCTCTGATCATCTGCCAATATGGGCTGATGTGCGAAATGAAGGCCTATCGCGTTGA
- a CDS encoding GntP family permease: MSILLTLIAPLGLLIWIVYRGWPVLLAAPAMALLAAGMAADPLFATLTQRFMPAAGGFVVSFLPLFLLGAVFGKLMEDTGAAMALARAIVDRLGTGRAISAVVLSCAALTYGGVSLFVVAFAVYPLATALFSAAGIAHRLIPAAIALGAFTFTMSALPGSPAIQNAIPMPYFGTTVFAAPGLGLIAGAIMLVGGLTYLGHKARVVNPDLAAQLADGSVAHDPPLPPLWCATLPILTVFVANWCLAQIVLPRLDLGYLASSEWGDATPSQVIGLWALIGALTGAIVVLLVFTWTRLDQPRETLNQGAQAALLPLFNTAALVGFGAVVAGLPAFGIVTDLTADMAGSMLTGLAVQASLLAGLTGSASGGMSIALDTLGPRYLEAALAEGVDPAALHRIVALATGGLDALPHNGAVVTLLGIVKPDPQRGVWPDLYGRRGHPNHRFARGAVPITMDRGILGPEPQDITWKTGPAAWPRSKAPAWRRR, from the coding sequence GTGTCAATTTTACTTACGCTCATAGCCCCGCTTGGGCTGTTAATCTGGATTGTCTATCGCGGCTGGCCGGTTCTTTTGGCAGCGCCAGCTATGGCACTTCTTGCTGCGGGTATGGCCGCTGACCCGCTGTTTGCGACGCTAACACAACGCTTTATGCCCGCGGCGGGGGGATTTGTGGTCTCCTTCCTGCCCTTGTTCCTATTGGGGGCCGTCTTTGGCAAACTGATGGAGGACACAGGAGCCGCCATGGCACTGGCCCGCGCCATTGTCGATCGTCTGGGAACCGGGCGCGCTATATCTGCGGTCGTCTTGTCTTGTGCCGCGCTGACCTATGGCGGGGTATCGCTGTTTGTGGTGGCGTTCGCCGTCTACCCTTTGGCAACCGCGCTGTTTTCCGCGGCGGGCATCGCGCATCGACTGATCCCTGCAGCAATCGCGCTGGGTGCTTTTACCTTCACGATGAGCGCGCTGCCCGGATCGCCCGCAATCCAGAACGCGATACCGATGCCCTACTTTGGCACAACGGTCTTTGCCGCCCCCGGATTGGGGCTGATAGCCGGAGCCATCATGCTTGTGGGAGGATTGACCTATCTTGGACACAAGGCACGGGTGGTTAACCCTGATTTGGCGGCACAGTTGGCCGATGGCAGCGTGGCGCATGACCCGCCCTTGCCCCCACTGTGGTGCGCTACTTTACCCATCCTTACGGTCTTTGTGGCAAACTGGTGTCTGGCTCAGATCGTGTTGCCCCGGCTGGATCTGGGTTATCTGGCGTCATCTGAATGGGGCGATGCAACGCCTTCGCAGGTGATCGGGCTATGGGCATTAATTGGTGCGCTGACTGGCGCCATTGTGGTGTTATTGGTTTTCACTTGGACCCGTCTGGACCAACCACGCGAGACCCTAAACCAAGGGGCGCAAGCCGCGCTTTTACCACTATTCAACACGGCGGCCCTTGTTGGATTTGGGGCGGTTGTGGCGGGCTTACCAGCCTTTGGCATCGTTACGGACCTGACGGCGGATATGGCTGGCAGTATGCTCACAGGGTTGGCAGTACAGGCGAGCCTTTTGGCTGGGTTGACGGGATCTGCCTCGGGCGGGATGTCGATCGCCTTGGATACCTTGGGACCCCGCTATCTAGAGGCCGCATTGGCAGAAGGTGTGGATCCCGCAGCACTACACCGGATTGTTGCGCTTGCGACGGGCGGGTTGGACGCATTGCCGCATAACGGTGCCGTCGTCACGCTGCTTGGCATTGTTAAGCCTGACCCACAAAGAGGCGTATGGCCCGATCTTTATGGTCGCCGTGGTCATCCCAATCATCGCTTTGCTCGCGGCGCTGTTCCTATCACAATGGATCGGGGTATTTTAGGGCCAGAGCCCCAAGACATCACTTGGAAAACAGGACCGGCAGCTTGGCCTCGCTCAAAAGCCCCCGCGTGGCGGCGCCGATGA
- a CDS encoding ClbS/DfsB family four-helix bundle protein, producing MPAATNKPELLATFDKDLAKLRKTLDGVDEEHASLSAPDDGTTIKGVVAHRTHWMSMFHQWYEDGVAGREVHVPAKGYKWNQLKEYNAPLYAKGNAMDWDNLRSEFDVACDTLRAFIAEHDEGDLYKAAAHAWTGKWTLGRFAEASGPSHFRSANTYIRKVLRAASTT from the coding sequence ATGCCCGCTGCAACAAACAAACCCGAACTACTTGCGACCTTTGATAAGGATCTTGCCAAGCTGCGAAAAACGCTTGATGGCGTTGATGAAGAACATGCCTCTTTGTCAGCGCCTGATGATGGCACGACGATCAAAGGGGTTGTCGCGCACCGCACGCATTGGATGAGTATGTTCCACCAATGGTATGAAGATGGGGTCGCAGGTCGCGAGGTCCACGTCCCTGCTAAGGGTTACAAGTGGAACCAGCTAAAGGAATACAACGCACCCCTTTATGCCAAGGGGAATGCGATGGATTGGGACAATCTGCGATCAGAGTTTGATGTGGCATGCGACACTCTGCGGGCCTTTATCGCGGAACATGACGAAGGTGATCTCTATAAAGCAGCTGCGCACGCATGGACGGGTAAATGGACCCTTGGCCGATTTGCTGAGGCATCTGGTCCGTCCCATTTCCGATCTGCGAACACCTATATTCGTAAGGTCCTCCGCGCGGCAAGCACGACCTAG
- a CDS encoding MarR family winged helix-turn-helix transcriptional regulator produces the protein MSIILRVYTSIMVEACICTALRQAAAQSTSHYDAMLAPAGVKVTMFRLLRRINDATNLSISALAADVGLDRSTLGRNLRVLERQSLIKMSVGEDGRKRMISLTDMGRVTLVAAEPLWRRAQADYAQMIGADTMALLERLAAHEVGRQI, from the coding sequence GTGTCAATCATATTGCGGGTATATACCAGTATTATGGTAGAGGCCTGCATCTGTACAGCATTGCGCCAGGCGGCGGCCCAGAGCACATCGCATTATGATGCGATGCTTGCCCCCGCTGGTGTCAAGGTCACCATGTTTCGGCTGCTGCGGCGCATCAATGACGCGACAAACCTGTCCATCTCTGCATTAGCCGCGGATGTGGGACTGGACCGCAGTACATTGGGACGCAACCTGCGTGTTCTAGAAAGGCAATCCCTCATAAAAATGAGCGTGGGAGAGGATGGACGCAAGCGTATGATTTCATTGACCGATATGGGCCGGGTCACACTGGTGGCGGCAGAGCCGCTTTGGCGGAGGGCGCAAGCTGATTATGCCCAGATGATTGGCGCAGACACGATGGCGCTTTTGGAACGCCTTGCCGCCCATGAAGTAGGGCGCCAGATATGA
- a CDS encoding MFS transporter has protein sequence MTAQTTSKWHGASVALICGSLILLISLGVRHTFGLFLQPVSMDQGWGRETFAFAIALQNLVWGASQPFTGMLADRFGAKPVITIGAVLYGLGLWMMSVVAGEGLFILGAGVLIGLGLSGTTFPVIFAAISRLVAPAQRSLAMGITMSVGSFGQFALLPISLGLIVGLEWQGALITFSVLALAMFPLAFGIRNAPAPIASADEDVTFAQALRDAFAERDFWLLSLGFFACGFQVVFIAVHLPAYLADEGVGSGVATIVLALIGLVNIAGTYFAGLWGGRHRKPMLLSWIYLGRALAIAAFVLLPVTAGSAYVFGAVMGLFWLSTVPLTNGTVAAVFGVKHMSMLGGIVFFAHQLGSFAGGWLGGWLYDHTGSYDMAWGIAIGLSILAAILNWPITERTLSERRATA, from the coding sequence ATGACAGCCCAGACAACCAGCAAATGGCATGGTGCCAGCGTCGCACTTATCTGCGGGTCTTTGATCCTGCTTATCTCGCTGGGTGTTCGCCATACTTTCGGACTGTTCCTGCAACCTGTCAGCATGGATCAGGGCTGGGGGCGCGAGACCTTTGCATTTGCGATTGCGCTGCAAAATCTGGTCTGGGGCGCCAGTCAGCCCTTCACCGGCATGCTGGCTGACCGGTTTGGGGCGAAGCCTGTCATCACCATTGGGGCAGTCCTTTATGGTCTTGGGCTTTGGATGATGAGTGTGGTTGCAGGCGAGGGCCTGTTCATTCTTGGTGCAGGCGTTCTGATTGGGTTGGGGCTGTCGGGCACGACATTTCCGGTTATCTTCGCGGCGATCAGCCGTCTGGTCGCGCCAGCGCAACGCTCGCTCGCGATGGGAATCACCATGTCCGTCGGTTCTTTCGGGCAATTTGCCTTGCTACCCATCTCGCTTGGCTTGATTGTGGGATTAGAGTGGCAAGGGGCGCTGATCACCTTTTCCGTTCTTGCTCTTGCGATGTTTCCTCTGGCCTTCGGGATTAGGAACGCACCTGCGCCCATCGCCAGTGCCGATGAAGACGTGACCTTTGCGCAGGCCCTGCGCGATGCTTTTGCAGAACGCGACTTCTGGCTTTTGTCTCTGGGTTTTTTTGCATGCGGATTTCAGGTGGTCTTTATCGCCGTTCATCTGCCCGCATACCTCGCGGATGAGGGTGTCGGCAGTGGCGTCGCTACGATTGTTCTGGCCCTGATCGGTTTGGTCAATATCGCTGGCACCTATTTTGCGGGCCTTTGGGGTGGCAGGCACCGTAAGCCGATGCTGCTTTCATGGATCTATTTGGGTCGCGCCCTTGCGATTGCAGCCTTTGTACTCTTGCCCGTCACGGCCGGTTCCGCCTATGTGTTTGGTGCGGTCATGGGGCTGTTTTGGTTGTCTACCGTGCCTTTGACCAACGGTACTGTTGCTGCGGTCTTTGGTGTCAAACACATGTCCATGCTGGGTGGCATTGTCTTTTTTGCGCATCAGCTGGGGTCATTCGCGGGTGGCTGGCTTGGCGGCTGGCTCTATGATCACACGGGTAGCTATGACATGGCCTGGGGCATTGCGATTGGTCTGAGCATTCTGGCGGCCATATTGAATTGGCCAATCACCGAGCGCACCCTGTCCGAAAGGAGGGCGACGGCATGA